A window of Microbispora hainanensis genomic DNA:
GCCGCCGACCGGCGGCACCGTCCCGGCCACCGGCAGCCGATCCCCGGGCCGCCGGTCCTCCCCCCGCGAAAGGAAGCACCATGCACGCCCACCCCCGCAACAACCTCGGAACGCGCTCCCATCGCCGTCCACTCCCCTGCGCGCTCACAGCACTGGCCGTCGTCTCCGCGGGCGTACTCGCCGATGCGACGCCGGCCCGGTCCGGCATGCGCCTGGACGCCGGCCAGGCCCGCACCTCCGACGGCACCCCGGCCGTCCTGTGGGCCCGCGACGGCGGCGCCGACCGGCAATGGAAGACCACGTAACCATCATTCGAAGGAGTCGCTGTGAACGCTGACCGGCACCGTTGGGTGCGCTGGCCGTCCGACCCCGGACGGGCCCGCCTGGGGTTCGGGGCCGACTACAACCCCGAGCAGTGGCCCCGGGAGGTCTGGGACGAGGACATGCGCGCGATGCGGGCGGCCGGGGTGAACATCGTCTCCTTGGCGATCTTCTCGTGGGCGCGGATCCAGCCGAGCGAGGACGTCTGGGACTTCGACTGGCTCGACGACGCGATGGACCTGCTGCACGCCCACGGCATCGCCGTCGACCTGGCCACCGCGACGGCCTCGCCGCCGCCGTGGCTGACGGCCAAGCATCCGGAGATCCTCCCCGTGGACCGGCACGGCCGCACGCTGTGGCCGGGTGCGCGGCAGCACTGGCGGCCGACCTCCCCCGTCTTCCGGGAGCACGCGCTGCGGCTGACCCGGGCCCTCGCGGAGCGCTACGCCGGTCACCCCACCCTCGCCGCCTGGCACGTCTCCAACGAGCTCGGCTGCCACAACGTCTACGACTTCTCCGACGACGCCGCGGCCGCCTTCCGCGCGTGGCTGCGGGCCCGGTACGGCACGCTCGACGAGCTGAACCGCGCCTGGGCGACCTCGTTCTGGTCCCAGCGCTACAGCGACTGGTCGCAGATCCTGCCGCCGCGCCTGGCCGCCTCCTACCCCAACCCCACCCAGCAGCTCGACTTCGCGCGGTTCTCCTCCGACGCGCTGAAAGACCACCTGCGCGCGGAGCGGGACATCCTGCGCGAGCTGACCCCGGACGTCCCCGTGACCACGAACTTCATGGTCATGGGCGAGACCAAGGGCATGGACTACGCCGACTGGGCCCGGGAGGTCGACTTCGTCTCCAACGACCACTACGTGCTGACCGGCCCCCAGGCTCAGGACGAGCTGTCCTTCTCGGCCAACCTCACCGGCTCGCTCGCCGGCGGCCGGCCGTGGTTCCTGATGGAGCACTCCACCAGCGCGGTCAACTGGCAGCCGGTCAACCTGGCGAAGCGGCCCGGCGGCATGGCCCGCGACTCGCTCACCCACGTCGGCTACGGCGCCGACGCGGTCTGCTTCTTCCAGTGGCGGCAGTCGGCGGGCGGGGCCGAGAAGTACCACTCGGCGATGGTGCCCCACGCCGGCACCGACAGCGAGGTGTTCCGTTCGGTCGCCGACCTGGGCGCCACGCTGGCCGCCCTCGCGCCGGTCGCGGGCACCCGGCGGCGGCGCGCCCCCGTGGCGATCGCGTTCGACTGGGACTCGTGGTGGGCCAGCGAGCTGGACTCCCACCCCACCTCGCTGCTGCGCTACCGCCAGGAGGCCCTCGACTGGTACACCGCGTTCCTCGACGCGGGCGTCCGCGCGGACGTGGTCGGCGTGGACGACGACCTCAGCGGCTATCGGCTGCTCGTGGCCCCGATCCTGCACGTCGTGCCCGCCGCCCTGGCCCGGCGGCTGGAGGGCTACGTCGCCTCCGGCGGCCACCTCGTCACCACGTACTTCTCCGGCATCGTCGACGAGAACGACCACGTGTGGCTCGGCGGCTACCCCGGCGCCCTGCGCGACCTGCTCGGCATCAGGATCGAGGAGTTCGGCCCCCTGCTGGACGGCGAGTCCGTCGAGCTCGACCTCGGCGTGTCCGGCACGCTGTGGACCGACCGGATCGACATCACCGACCCGGACGCCGAGGTCGTGGCGACGTACAAGACCGGCGACCACGCGGGCCGCCCCGCCGTCACGACGCGCCGTACGGGAGCGGGCTCGGCGTCGTACGTCTCCACCCGCCTGGGCCCGGAGGGCCTGGGGGTCGTCCTTCCTCACCTGCTGGACGTCGCGGGGGTCTCCTCGGAGCTGCCGCCCGAGGCCCGCGGGCTCGTGGACGTCGCCGTCCGCACCGACGGGACGGACGACTACTGGTTCGTGATCAACCGCACCGACCGGCACGTCGACGTGTCCGCGATCCCCGGCGACCCCCTCCGCGGCCCGGCCCTGGCTCAGGACGCGACCCTGGCTCCCCGGCAGGTCCGCATCCTGCGGCGGCCCCGCGCGTAGCCACCGGCCTCCCCCGGCGAGGCGGCTCGCCGGGGGCGCGATCAGCGGGGCGCGATCAGCAGGGCACGATCAGTGGGGGGCGATCAGCAGGGGGCGATCAGCGGGACGGGATCAGCGGGGCGCGTCGAGGACGACGACGTACACGCCGCGGGCCTCGGTCTCGTCGTGCAGCCGCCAGCCGGCCGTGACGTGACCCCGGGTTCTCCCGGCGTCCGCTTCGCCGGGCCGCATGACGCGGGTGAAGCGCAGGGTCAGCCGTCCGCCGCCGTCGCCGTCCACGACGATGTCGGTGGCGTGCGGCCCGTCGGCCACGCCGGTCAGCCGGACAGGGCCCGGCACCGGGGCTCCCGTGAGGCTCGCGACGACCGAGGGGTCGGGGGTGTCGCTCACGCTCTGGTGCTGCGGCTCGGCGTCGCCGTGGAGCAGGGCGTGGAGCTGCGCGACGAGGACCGGGTCGTGGGTGCCGTCGTAGACCCACCGCGGTCCCAGCACGCCGTGCTCCGCCGTACCGATGAGGGCGTGGGCGGTGTCCTCCAGCGGCGCCCCTCGATAGGTGAGCGGCACGTGATAGGAGACCGGCCGGTCGCCGGACACGTCGGTGACCACCATGAAGTCGATGCCGACCTCGCCCTTCGGGTCGTCGAGCCGGAAGCCGCCGCCCTTCAGCAGCTCCGGCCGCCCCTCGCCTTCGTACCAGGGCCGGGTGGGAAGCCAGGACGTGAGCAGCTCCAGCTTGGTGGGCGTCAAGGTGGTGCGATGGATGACTGCCATAGCGTGAAGCCCCTTCGTCGACGTCCTGTGTCTCGTGCTCCCCGGCGTCACGGCCGGGGCGGATCATCGTCTCACACGCCCCCTCGGCGGCTCTCCGTGTGCTTCCCCGACCAGTACGGACCCGCGCGGGGGCGGGGTCGGGTGACCCACGCCCCCAGGCGGCCTTGCATGGTGCTATCCGGCGAAGTCCGCGACGTGGTCGCGGACCCAGGTGGCGAAGGTGCGGGGAGCGCGGCCGGTGACCTGTTCGACGGTGCCGGTCAGGTGTACGGGCCTGCCGTCTTTGGCCTGCCAGTAGTCCAGCAGGGCGTCCGCGTAGGGAGCGGGGATGTAGTCGGCCATCTCCCGCTTCCAGTCCTCCCGGGTGACGTGGCGGACGGCGATCGGCCGGCCGGTGATCTCGGCGAGCCGCTCGATCTGTTCGGTGAACGTGAGGCTCTCCGGGCCGGTCAGGTGGAGATGCCGGCCCCGGTGGCGTGGGTCGGCGAGCACGGTGAAGGCCACTTCGGCGAGATCCCGTTCGTGGATGGGGTCGGTGTGGGCGCCCGGGTAGGGCAGGCTCACCGGGCGTCCGGCCCTGATGGGCCAGGCCCAGGCGCCCGCGTTCCCGGCGAAGGAGCCGGGGCGCAGGATCGTGGTGGTGAGCGGTGCCGCGAGCAGCGCGGTCTCGACGTCGAGATGCGACGTGGCCAGCGGGTCGCCGGCCGCGCCGGGCTCCAGCACGCCGGAGGACGACAGCAGCACGACATGCTCGACCCCCGCCGTGACGGCGATGTCGGCGAACTCCGCGATGTGCGAGGGCTCGGCGTACAGGAAGACCTCGGTGACGCCGTCGAGAGCGGCCGGGAAGGTCGCGGGATCGCGGAGGTCGCAGGTGACGGCCGTGACGCCGTCGGGGACCCGCAGCCGCTCGGGGTCGCGGGAGGCCACCCGCACGGGGCGGCCGGCCTCGACCAGCAGGGTCAGCAGGTGGGTGGCGACCGCGCCGCGGCCTCCGGTGACGAGAATCATGGAAATACTCCGGTGATCGGTACGGATTCGACTGCGGCCGCCTTCCGGAAGCGTGGAAGGCGCGGTGGGCCTGCGGTCATGCCGGTCGTCGCCGAGGGCGGGATGCCGCTCGGCCTCGCCGCGAGCCTCGACCGGACCGATCTCCAGACGGCCGCCGACGGTCACGAGGTCCGATGCGCGTGAGGACAAGGACGCGGGCATGGCAGGGCACACTCTCCGCTGAGAGATCCAGACAGCCCGTGCTGAGGCTGTCGTGCCGGCCGGATGTCCCGACACGCTCGCGAACGAGCGCTGCACCTTACGATCAGGAAATTAGCACGAATCGCCGCATGATCAGTCCGCGCGTTCGCTGATGGTGACGTCTCCGGCGGCCCAGTGGGTGGCCGGGACCTCGCGGACGATGACGCGTACGGAGGCCGGTGGAACGTCGAGGGCGCGGACGGCGGCCTCGTGGAGTTCGTGGATGAGGGCCCGGATGGTCTCGGGCGAGCGGCCCTCGACCAGGGATATCTCGATCAGCGGCATGTCAGGGCTCCGTCGTGAGGCAGACGGTGCCGAGGGTAGTGAAGGCGGCTCGGACGCGGGTGCCGGGCGTCAGCCGGACGGCGTCCAGCAGCCCGCCGGGGCCAAGGCGGCCTCCGGCGTGCCGCTGCCCGCCCAGACCGTGCTCCGGGCCGCGTACGAGCCGGCCAGAGGGCAGATCTGGGGAAACCAGCCGGCGACGCGGCTCAGTCGCCGTCGCGGACCTTGTCGTACAGCAGGCACAGCGCCCCGCTCGCGGCCTGCGTGGCGGAGACGAGCCGCCAGCCGGTGGCGGGAAGGCCGTCGGCGAACAGGCGGGGCCCGTTGCCGACCAGCTCGGGCGCGAGCGTGATGCTCAGCCGGTCGAGCTCTCCGGCCCGCAGCAGGGCCTGCATGACGCTGGTGCTGGCCGGCACGACGATGTCGCCGCCGTCCTGCTGCCGCAGCTCCTTCACGACCTCGGCGGGGCCGGCGGCGGCGATGCGGGAGTTCTGCCATGGCGCCTCGGTGAGCGTGGTGGAGAAGACGATCTTCTCGACGGTGTTCAGCCACCGGGAGAAGGCCCGGTCGCGGGGGTCGGCCGACTCGTCGTCGGCCACGGCGGGCCAGAAGCCGCCGAAGCCCTGGTAGTTCCTGCGGCCCAGCAGCGCGGTGGTGGCCCCGGAGGTCACCTTCACCATGTGGTCGCGGGCCGCGTCGCTGACGGCGTGGGGGACGATCCAGCCCATGTCGTACTCGCCGCCGGGGCCGTGGATCCGGCCGTCGAGCGAGAGGGTGATGTTGCCGATTACGGTGCGGTTCGCTGTCATGAGGCGAGTCTCGCCGGGGGGG
This region includes:
- a CDS encoding beta-galactosidase codes for the protein MNADRHRWVRWPSDPGRARLGFGADYNPEQWPREVWDEDMRAMRAAGVNIVSLAIFSWARIQPSEDVWDFDWLDDAMDLLHAHGIAVDLATATASPPPWLTAKHPEILPVDRHGRTLWPGARQHWRPTSPVFREHALRLTRALAERYAGHPTLAAWHVSNELGCHNVYDFSDDAAAAFRAWLRARYGTLDELNRAWATSFWSQRYSDWSQILPPRLAASYPNPTQQLDFARFSSDALKDHLRAERDILRELTPDVPVTTNFMVMGETKGMDYADWAREVDFVSNDHYVLTGPQAQDELSFSANLTGSLAGGRPWFLMEHSTSAVNWQPVNLAKRPGGMARDSLTHVGYGADAVCFFQWRQSAGGAEKYHSAMVPHAGTDSEVFRSVADLGATLAALAPVAGTRRRRAPVAIAFDWDSWWASELDSHPTSLLRYRQEALDWYTAFLDAGVRADVVGVDDDLSGYRLLVAPILHVVPAALARRLEGYVASGGHLVTTYFSGIVDENDHVWLGGYPGALRDLLGIRIEEFGPLLDGESVELDLGVSGTLWTDRIDITDPDAEVVATYKTGDHAGRPAVTTRRTGAGSASYVSTRLGPEGLGVVLPHLLDVAGVSSELPPEARGLVDVAVRTDGTDDYWFVINRTDRHVDVSAIPGDPLRGPALAQDATLAPRQVRILRRPRA
- a CDS encoding maltokinase N-terminal cap-like domain-containing protein produces the protein MAVIHRTTLTPTKLELLTSWLPTRPWYEGEGRPELLKGGGFRLDDPKGEVGIDFMVVTDVSGDRPVSYHVPLTYRGAPLEDTAHALIGTAEHGVLGPRWVYDGTHDPVLVAQLHALLHGDAEPQHQSVSDTPDPSVVASLTGAPVPGPVRLTGVADGPHATDIVVDGDGGGRLTLRFTRVMRPGEADAGRTRGHVTAGWRLHDETEARGVYVVVLDAPR
- a CDS encoding SDR family oxidoreductase encodes the protein MILVTGGRGAVATHLLTLLVEAGRPVRVASRDPERLRVPDGVTAVTCDLRDPATFPAALDGVTEVFLYAEPSHIAEFADIAVTAGVEHVVLLSSSGVLEPGAAGDPLATSHLDVETALLAAPLTTTILRPGSFAGNAGAWAWPIRAGRPVSLPYPGAHTDPIHERDLAEVAFTVLADPRHRGRHLHLTGPESLTFTEQIERLAEITGRPIAVRHVTREDWKREMADYIPAPYADALLDYWQAKDGRPVHLTGTVEQVTGRAPRTFATWVRDHVADFAG
- a CDS encoding dihydrofolate reductase family protein codes for the protein MTANRTVIGNITLSLDGRIHGPGGEYDMGWIVPHAVSDAARDHMVKVTSGATTALLGRRNYQGFGGFWPAVADDESADPRDRAFSRWLNTVEKIVFSTTLTEAPWQNSRIAAAGPAEVVKELRQQDGGDIVVPASTSVMQALLRAGELDRLSITLAPELVGNGPRLFADGLPATGWRLVSATQAASGALCLLYDKVRDGD